A part of Candidatus Angelobacter sp. genomic DNA contains:
- a CDS encoding MBL fold metallo-hydrolase: MKREQGQVHRPGRLRQPLPRSFKELTPTKAFNPRTFFYEMVWKALLTRRKGLHKRPEFPRLMPGQVALTWIGHASFLVQFHDLNVLIDPNFANWLFLLKRIKRAGLKLKHLPPIDLVLLTHAHFDHFHKPTLRRLPHPKVAVVPWGVSDLATGLGFERVIELEWWESFSRNNWKVTLTPSKHWGARMLRDDHRGYGGFILEHEGRRIYHAGDSAYFNGFREIGERLRPEIALLPIGAYYPDSFRNVHMGPDEAVKVFHDLRAQWLVPMHYGTFKLSFEHLDEPPRWLLELAERQRFRDRVRILEEGVPQVF, encoded by the coding sequence ATGAAACGTGAACAAGGCCAAGTGCATCGTCCGGGCCGGCTGCGGCAGCCCCTGCCCCGATCGTTCAAAGAGCTGACACCCACCAAGGCCTTTAATCCGCGCACGTTCTTTTATGAAATGGTCTGGAAGGCGTTGCTGACCCGCCGCAAAGGACTTCACAAGCGGCCCGAGTTTCCCAGGCTGATGCCCGGCCAGGTCGCCCTGACCTGGATCGGGCATGCGTCCTTTCTGGTCCAGTTTCACGATCTGAACGTCCTCATCGATCCAAATTTCGCCAACTGGCTTTTCCTCCTCAAGCGCATCAAGCGCGCCGGTCTCAAGTTGAAGCACCTCCCTCCCATTGATCTCGTCTTGTTGACGCACGCGCATTTCGATCACTTCCACAAACCGACGCTGCGACGCCTGCCGCATCCGAAGGTGGCGGTGGTCCCCTGGGGTGTGAGCGATCTGGCCACCGGACTGGGCTTCGAGCGGGTGATCGAGCTTGAATGGTGGGAGAGTTTTTCGCGCAACAACTGGAAAGTGACATTGACGCCCAGCAAACATTGGGGAGCGCGCATGTTGCGGGACGACCATCGCGGTTATGGCGGATTCATCCTCGAACACGAGGGGCGCCGCATCTACCACGCGGGCGACAGCGCGTATTTCAACGGCTTCCGGGAAATCGGGGAACGCTTGCGGCCGGAGATCGCGCTGCTGCCCATCGGAGCCTATTACCCGGATTCGTTCCGCAACGTCCACATGGGCCCGGACGAGGCGGTCAAGGTGTTCCACGATTTGCGGGCGCAATGGCTCGTACCGATGCACTATGGCACATTCAAACTGTCTTTCGAGCACCTTGACGAACCGCCACGCTGGCTTTTGGAACTGGCCGAAAGGCAGCGATTCCGCGACCGGGTCAGAATCCTCGAGGAAGGCGTCCCGCAAGTCTTCTGA